In one window of Shewanella goraebulensis DNA:
- the menH gene encoding 2-succinyl-6-hydroxy-2,4-cyclohexadiene-1-carboxylate synthase, giving the protein MPTIKRYGDTALPALVLLHGFLGSKEDWQASLPVLSQYFHCICIDLPGHGENEQLLPTPGFEALANTITEKVINLGYPQFHLLGYSLGGRVALHIAKYHPQALLSLMLEAAHLGLCSTRDKQARLKHDQKWADKLNNMPISVFLSEWYKQPVFADLETNTREELISIRSKNNPQALLHCFQSTSLGLQDNGQKVLKQLHCPTYLLVGEQDNKFSKLAEKWQQKIDLSVIAIPNCGHNTHKAQPQMFAARIIQLLYP; this is encoded by the coding sequence ATGCCAACCATTAAACGTTACGGTGACACCGCTTTACCTGCACTGGTTTTATTACATGGTTTTTTAGGTTCTAAAGAAGATTGGCAGGCAAGCTTGCCTGTTTTAAGCCAGTATTTTCATTGTATTTGTATCGATTTACCCGGCCATGGCGAAAACGAGCAGCTACTGCCAACACCGGGGTTTGAAGCGCTAGCCAATACCATTACCGAGAAAGTGATTAATTTAGGCTATCCGCAATTTCACCTGTTGGGGTACTCACTAGGTGGCCGAGTTGCCCTGCACATTGCCAAATATCACCCTCAAGCATTATTAAGTTTAATGCTGGAGGCGGCACATTTAGGTTTATGTTCGACTCGCGATAAACAAGCGCGCCTCAAGCACGATCAAAAATGGGCGGACAAGCTTAATAACATGCCAATAAGTGTGTTCTTATCCGAGTGGTATAAACAACCAGTATTCGCAGATTTAGAGACTAATACACGTGAGGAACTCATCAGTATTCGCAGTAAAAATAACCCTCAAGCCTTACTGCATTGTTTTCAGAGTACTTCGCTTGGCTTACAAGATAATGGCCAAAAAGTACTGAAACAATTACACTGCCCGACATACCTCTTGGTGGGCGAGCAAGATAATAAGTTTTCAAAGCTTGCGGAAAAGTGGCAGCAAAAAATCGATTTATCGGTTATTGCTATTCCTAACTGCGGCCATAACACCCATAAGGCTCAGCCACAGATGTTTGCAGCAAGGATAATTCAGCTGCTTTACCCTTAA
- the menC gene encoding o-succinylbenzoate synthase, with translation MHTDDHSSDEIESNLGDNSRANIDSSSTTQTQAAIISELTLHRYNIALSPRLPVATQRIDQRFGLLLSAKLDSGVSNEVEISPLSGLDIDAKPLTGFSLETLEQVTNELEQQLPRLISKPLTELNLVANKISLPSAAFGLSLLALKFAPSFQYVHVDDRKISLFYYQPTMTDDELTAKVQALPKRTYAIKVKVAQASIEQEIQFIHQILSINPKLKLRLDANQGFSAEQAIEFLACLPKASIEYIEEPCKTLKESQLVYQALKVPFALDETLNDTNYQFTMLDGLAALVIKPMIIGSIDKLTQLIETATEYGVRCILSSSLEANLGINDLATLAAILTPDEIPGLDTLASFSEQLILENNQVNSKVSQLINRYNCTNKHDTQSD, from the coding sequence ATGCACACTGATGACCATTCCTCTGACGAGATTGAATCTAATCTAGGCGATAATTCACGAGCTAATATAGATTCGTCAAGTACAACACAGACTCAAGCTGCCATCATCAGTGAGCTTACACTGCATCGTTATAACATCGCCCTGTCACCAAGATTACCAGTGGCAACTCAGCGAATAGATCAACGATTTGGCCTCCTGCTCAGTGCTAAGTTAGATTCAGGTGTAAGCAATGAAGTAGAAATTAGCCCATTGTCAGGACTCGATATTGACGCTAAACCATTAACAGGTTTTAGCTTAGAGACACTTGAGCAGGTTACTAATGAATTAGAGCAACAACTACCTAGGCTAATTAGTAAACCGCTAACAGAACTCAACTTAGTTGCCAATAAAATCAGCTTACCTTCAGCAGCGTTCGGGCTCAGTTTACTCGCGCTTAAGTTTGCTCCTTCATTTCAATATGTACATGTTGACGATCGAAAAATAAGTTTATTTTATTATCAACCAACTATGACAGACGATGAGCTGACCGCAAAAGTACAAGCACTACCCAAACGTACTTATGCGATAAAAGTTAAAGTGGCTCAAGCAAGCATTGAGCAAGAAATTCAGTTTATTCATCAGATATTATCGATAAACCCGAAGCTCAAATTACGCCTAGATGCCAATCAAGGTTTTAGCGCTGAGCAAGCCATTGAGTTTCTGGCTTGTTTGCCTAAAGCCAGCATCGAATATATTGAAGAGCCATGTAAAACGCTAAAAGAAAGCCAATTGGTTTACCAAGCACTCAAAGTCCCTTTTGCGCTGGACGAAACCTTAAACGATACCAACTATCAATTTACCATGCTTGATGGTTTAGCTGCGCTCGTCATTAAACCGATGATTATTGGTAGCATCGACAAGTTAACTCAATTAATTGAAACTGCAACAGAGTATGGTGTTCGCTGTATTTTAAGCTCCAGCTTAGAAGCCAATTTAGGCATTAATGATTTAGCGACGCTAGCGGCGATTTTAACCCCTGATGAAATCCCTGGCTTAGACACCTTAGCTAGCTTTTCCGAGCAGTTAATCCTCGAAAACAATCAAGTAAACTCAAAGGTGAGCCAGCTTATCAATCGCTATAATTGTACGAATAAGCACGATACTCAATCCGATTAA
- the menE gene encoding o-succinylbenzoate--CoA ligase, whose translation MISPLHQTALNTPNAIAIKLTESSANYIGLNQNGAISYSQLSIIVTNLVESIQTQGVGPNSRIACISRNNLEMICLYWACVDLGAIFLPISSRFPTAQITQLCQRFKVDFYWSESSLLKTYSNNNTTELEVKLTTASPVSLELNDIVLSHKPVNPPNIDKHRPLNIILTSGSSGAPKGVVHCLANHIASAVGSAKNIGLKENNSWLLSLPLFHIGGLAIVNRCTLAGACVVLSTEQALWQQITTAKISHVSLVAAQLSQILALHPQALDNVEALLLGGGTIEPHLVSALADRHINAYCSYGMSEMSSQITTALINPQGHLGKPLANRQLEIRDGTIWVKGECLFLGYLTSDSSGESSESNKPLSLSKPTDAQGWFNTQDLGELDANGNLKLLGRADNMFICGGENIHPEEIEAALKSHPQIDNAIVFAQEDAKFSLLPAAIIQFTQPEQILSPAIRDSLEQHVLNQIARFKRPRQYYPWPNDVVTTSLKVPRKAIIAAVTK comes from the coding sequence ATGATTTCTCCACTACACCAAACAGCCCTAAATACACCCAATGCAATAGCAATAAAGCTTACTGAAAGTAGTGCTAATTACATTGGTCTGAATCAAAACGGGGCAATCAGTTATTCGCAGCTGAGTATCATAGTCACCAACTTGGTTGAGTCAATACAAACCCAAGGCGTAGGTCCAAATAGCCGCATCGCATGTATCAGCCGTAATAACCTAGAAATGATTTGCCTCTATTGGGCTTGCGTAGATTTAGGGGCAATATTTTTACCCATATCATCACGTTTCCCAACGGCACAAATCACTCAGTTATGTCAGCGCTTTAAGGTCGACTTTTATTGGTCTGAATCATCATTATTAAAGACTTACAGTAACAACAATACGACTGAGTTAGAGGTTAAGTTAACGACTGCTTCACCCGTTAGTCTTGAGCTGAATGATATAGTTTTAAGTCACAAACCTGTCAATCCGCCAAATATTGATAAACATCGGCCTCTGAATATCATTCTCACTTCAGGCTCTAGCGGCGCCCCTAAAGGCGTGGTGCATTGTCTAGCCAACCACATTGCAAGTGCTGTTGGATCTGCTAAAAATATTGGACTTAAAGAAAATAACAGCTGGTTATTGTCCCTTCCGTTGTTCCATATTGGCGGCTTAGCCATAGTGAATCGTTGCACCCTTGCTGGCGCCTGTGTGGTATTAAGTACTGAACAAGCTTTATGGCAACAAATAACCACGGCTAAAATCAGCCATGTGTCGTTAGTTGCTGCGCAATTAAGCCAAATTTTAGCCCTGCACCCGCAAGCCTTAGATAATGTAGAGGCACTGCTTTTAGGTGGCGGAACCATTGAGCCTCATTTAGTCTCAGCGCTCGCTGACAGGCATATTAATGCTTATTGCAGTTACGGTATGTCTGAGATGAGTTCGCAAATAACCACTGCTTTGATTAACCCTCAAGGACATTTGGGTAAGCCATTAGCCAATAGGCAATTAGAAATTCGAGATGGTACGATTTGGGTTAAAGGTGAATGCTTATTTTTAGGCTATTTAACCAGTGACTCAAGTGGCGAAAGCTCGGAATCGAATAAACCATTATCGCTATCAAAACCAACAGATGCACAAGGCTGGTTTAATACCCAAGATTTAGGTGAGCTTGATGCTAATGGCAACCTAAAACTGCTTGGCCGCGCTGATAATATGTTTATTTGTGGTGGCGAGAACATCCACCCAGAAGAGATTGAAGCAGCGCTAAAATCTCATCCTCAGATCGACAATGCTATTGTATTTGCGCAGGAAGATGCCAAATTTAGTTTATTGCCTGCGGCTATTATTCAGTTTACTCAACCAGAGCAAATATTATCACCAGCAATACGTGATTCATTAGAGCAGCATGTGCTTAATCAGATTGCTCGTTTTAAACGACCTCGTCAATATTACCCTTGGCCAAATGATGTAGTCACTACCAGCCTTAAAGTCCCTCGCAAAGCGATCATTGCAGCTGTTACAAAGTAA
- the rpoH gene encoding RNA polymerase sigma factor RpoH, producing MAFQSQSMSLTVPRGSSSLEAYMQSVTGIEMLGAEEEHELAKRLQETGDLQAAKKLIMSHLRFVVHVAKGYSGYGLPQADLIQEGNIGLMKAVKRFDPGVGVRLVSFAVHWIKAEIHEYVLKNWRIVKVATTKAQRKLFFNIRKTKKRLGWFSDEEVGMVAENLGVSKKDVTEMESRMAAQDPAFDLASDNDDDSSVDFAPVHYLEDHSSDVAVEVENENWESDSQARLFSAIKTLDERSQHILRARWLDDDKTTLQELASTYQVSAERIRQLEKNAMNKLKSCMEI from the coding sequence ATGGCCTTTCAATCGCAATCTATGTCACTCACTGTCCCTAGGGGAAGTAGCAGCTTAGAAGCTTATATGCAATCAGTCACAGGCATCGAGATGCTTGGGGCAGAAGAAGAGCATGAGCTAGCCAAGCGCTTGCAAGAGACGGGCGACCTACAAGCTGCAAAGAAATTGATTATGTCTCACTTGCGCTTTGTTGTGCATGTGGCGAAAGGTTATTCTGGATATGGCTTGCCACAAGCAGATCTTATCCAAGAAGGTAACATCGGCTTGATGAAAGCGGTAAAACGTTTTGATCCTGGTGTTGGCGTACGCTTAGTGTCTTTTGCTGTGCATTGGATTAAAGCTGAAATTCATGAATATGTGCTTAAAAACTGGCGTATCGTGAAAGTTGCCACGACTAAAGCGCAACGTAAATTATTCTTCAATATTCGTAAAACTAAAAAGCGTTTGGGCTGGTTTAGCGATGAAGAAGTCGGCATGGTAGCAGAGAACCTAGGGGTGTCTAAAAAAGACGTCACCGAAATGGAGTCGCGTATGGCGGCGCAGGATCCTGCATTTGATTTAGCCAGCGACAATGACGATGACAGCAGTGTTGATTTTGCACCAGTTCATTATTTAGAAGATCATTCATCTGATGTAGCTGTTGAAGTCGAAAACGAAAACTGGGAATCTGATTCTCAAGCACGTTTATTCTCAGCAATTAAAACATTAGACGAGCGTAGTCAGCACATTTTACGTGCGCGCTGGTTAGACGATGATAAAACCACTTTGCAAGAATTAGCATCAACTTACCAAGTGTCTGCTGAGCGTATCAGACAGCTTGAAAAAAATGCGATGAACAAGCTTAAATCTTGTATGGAAATCTAG
- the ftsX gene encoding permease-like cell division protein FtsX codes for MTKKVKITASKLPFTGRLVMFFVRHIQQAMASIGELWRNPVSSIMTMAVLGVSLSLPAALQVLVKNAENITQSWNNAAEISLFINEGRSEQSIQSLISRINVYSEVDVVHYINRDQALEEFQRLSGFGEALSYLDSNPLPAVVVVTPLARHSSPEGARKLLEQLEREPEVSFGRLDIEWLERLQAMVRLIERTVLAIAALLVLAVVLVIGNTIRLAIMNRRTEIEVMKLVGATEAFIQRPFLYTGIWYGVIGGVLAWIIINILVWYLDSALAELLGLYGSQLQIQALSLAELVKLVLLASFLGWLGSYLSVRQHLRAIEPS; via the coding sequence ATGACTAAAAAAGTTAAGATTACAGCCAGCAAACTGCCTTTTACTGGACGCTTGGTGATGTTTTTTGTGCGTCATATTCAACAAGCCATGGCGAGTATTGGTGAATTATGGCGTAACCCTGTGTCATCCATTATGACCATGGCTGTCCTTGGAGTTAGCTTGAGCCTACCGGCTGCATTACAAGTGTTGGTTAAAAATGCCGAAAATATTACTCAGTCTTGGAACAACGCCGCTGAGATTTCATTATTTATTAATGAAGGTCGTAGTGAGCAATCAATACAAAGCCTGATTTCGCGGATCAATGTCTATTCCGAAGTCGATGTGGTGCATTACATCAATCGCGATCAAGCACTCGAAGAGTTCCAGCGTCTTTCAGGTTTCGGTGAAGCACTATCTTATTTAGACAGTAACCCGTTACCTGCAGTTGTGGTTGTTACACCGTTAGCGCGTCACTCAAGCCCAGAAGGTGCCAGAAAGCTACTGGAACAACTTGAGCGTGAGCCTGAAGTGAGTTTTGGCCGTTTAGATATTGAATGGTTAGAGCGTCTACAAGCTATGGTGAGACTCATTGAGCGTACGGTGCTCGCTATTGCCGCCTTATTAGTCTTGGCTGTGGTATTGGTGATTGGTAACACGATTCGATTAGCGATTATGAACCGCCGCACCGAAATCGAAGTGATGAAGTTAGTCGGTGCAACTGAGGCCTTTATTCAAAGGCCCTTCTTATATACCGGAATCTGGTATGGGGTGATTGGCGGCGTGCTCGCATGGATCATCATTAATATTTTAGTCTGGTATCTTGATTCTGCTTTAGCTGAACTATTGGGCTTATATGGCAGCCAACTACAAATTCAGGCATTAAGTCTTGCTGAGTTAGTTAAGTTGGTTTTACTGGCTTCTTTCTTGGGCTGGTTAGGCTCATATTTGTCGGTTAGACAGCATTTACGTGCGATTGAACCATCTTAA
- the ftsE gene encoding cell division ATP-binding protein FtsE, whose product MIHFEQVSKIYPGGQKALSEVNFRLQQGEMAFLTGHSGAGKSTLLKLITVIERASAGKVSINGHDTAKLGKKHVPYLRRNIGMIFQNHHLLMDKSVFDNVALPLVIEGFSHGEIRKRVAGALDMVGLYGKERHLPVMLSGGEQQRVGIARAIVNKPPLLLADEPTGNLDPKLSMDILRLFETFHDAGTSVLIATHDLGLIARMKYRTLTLRQGKMLGGDEIYSAETQGQI is encoded by the coding sequence ATGATCCATTTTGAGCAAGTCAGTAAGATATATCCGGGTGGCCAAAAAGCACTCTCTGAAGTGAATTTTCGTCTTCAACAAGGTGAAATGGCCTTTTTAACCGGACATTCTGGCGCAGGTAAAAGTACCTTGCTCAAATTGATCACAGTTATTGAGCGTGCTAGTGCTGGTAAGGTCTCCATTAACGGTCATGATACTGCCAAGCTTGGTAAGAAACATGTGCCGTACCTTCGCCGTAATATCGGTATGATTTTTCAAAATCATCACTTGTTAATGGATAAGAGCGTGTTCGATAATGTGGCACTACCATTAGTGATTGAAGGCTTTTCCCACGGCGAAATTCGTAAACGTGTGGCTGGCGCATTAGATATGGTTGGCCTCTACGGCAAAGAACGTCATTTACCGGTGATGTTATCTGGTGGTGAGCAACAACGTGTAGGTATCGCTCGTGCTATCGTTAATAAACCACCTTTGTTACTAGCCGATGAGCCAACAGGTAACTTAGACCCTAAGTTATCAATGGATATTCTACGTTTGTTTGAGACCTTCCATGATGCAGGGACGAGCGTTCTTATTGCGACCCATGATTTGGGTTTAATTGCACGAATGAAATACCGCACCTTAACTTTACGCCAAGGCAAAATGCTTGGTGGTGATGAAATCTATTCAGCTGAAACGCAGGGGCAGATTTAA
- the ftsY gene encoding signal recognition particle-docking protein FtsY — protein MAKKGFFSWFRKDKTKEQENVTTENAQEQIDTTSIEQTSEQAAVEQQVADHSSQEKASQEQAAQEQAAVDKAEAERLETERLAAEQKAAEECAEAERLAEQQRIEEKSRLEKERLEAEKLEAERLEAERVELARLEAERLEMERLEAERLAAEKAEAQKIEAERLAAEQAAQEKAAQEKIEADRLAEQQRVAEQTRLAEEQLAQEEAERVEAEGIEAQRLEDEATAQTEDAVSEPQAKPVKEGLFARLKRGLKRTSENIGSGFMGIFSGKKIDDELFEELEEQLLIADVGVETTTRLIDSLTDSASRKQLKDAEALYDLMRDEMQTILDPVAIPLVPENTDGPFVILMVGVNGVGKTTTIGKLAKQYQKQGKSVMLAAGDTFRAAAVEQLQVWGQRNEIPVVAQHTGADSASVLFDALQAAKARNVDVLIADTAGRLQNKGHLMEELKKVVRVMKKLDPNAPHEVMLTLDASTGQNAISQAQLFQEAVGVTGITISKLDGTAKGGVIFAIADKFNIPIRHIGVGEQIDDLRTFNSNDFIEALFSQDKAE, from the coding sequence ATGGCAAAGAAAGGTTTTTTTTCGTGGTTTCGTAAAGACAAAACCAAAGAACAAGAGAACGTTACAACCGAGAACGCACAAGAGCAAATAGATACTACAAGTATAGAGCAAACCTCTGAGCAAGCGGCTGTTGAGCAACAAGTTGCCGACCATTCTTCTCAAGAAAAAGCTTCTCAAGAGCAGGCTGCTCAAGAACAAGCCGCAGTCGATAAAGCTGAAGCGGAGCGTTTGGAAACCGAACGTCTTGCTGCAGAACAAAAAGCAGCAGAAGAATGTGCTGAAGCAGAGCGTTTAGCTGAACAGCAGCGTATTGAAGAGAAAAGCCGTCTTGAAAAAGAAAGACTTGAAGCAGAAAAGCTTGAAGCGGAAAGATTGGAAGCTGAGCGCGTCGAGTTAGCGCGATTAGAAGCAGAGCGTCTAGAGATGGAGCGTTTAGAGGCTGAACGCTTAGCTGCAGAAAAAGCTGAAGCACAAAAAATAGAGGCAGAACGTCTTGCTGCTGAGCAAGCAGCTCAAGAAAAAGCGGCCCAAGAAAAAATTGAAGCAGATAGATTAGCTGAACAACAACGCGTTGCTGAACAAACTCGCTTGGCAGAAGAGCAGTTAGCACAAGAAGAAGCTGAACGTGTTGAGGCAGAGGGAATTGAAGCACAGCGACTTGAAGATGAAGCAACTGCTCAAACTGAAGACGCAGTATCAGAGCCTCAAGCTAAACCCGTTAAAGAAGGCCTATTTGCTCGCTTAAAGCGTGGTCTTAAACGTACCAGTGAAAACATTGGTAGTGGCTTTATGGGGATCTTCAGCGGTAAAAAAATCGATGATGAGTTGTTTGAAGAGCTAGAAGAACAACTATTAATTGCAGATGTTGGCGTAGAAACCACAACACGTCTGATCGACAGCCTTACTGACAGTGCGTCACGTAAACAGCTTAAAGATGCCGAAGCGCTTTATGATTTAATGCGTGATGAAATGCAGACGATTCTTGATCCTGTGGCCATTCCTTTGGTGCCTGAAAATACCGACGGCCCATTCGTTATTTTAATGGTTGGTGTCAATGGCGTAGGTAAAACGACTACCATTGGTAAATTGGCAAAACAGTATCAAAAACAAGGCAAATCTGTCATGTTAGCTGCGGGTGATACCTTCCGCGCGGCAGCTGTTGAGCAATTACAAGTATGGGGACAGCGCAATGAAATCCCTGTTGTTGCTCAACACACTGGTGCCGATAGTGCGTCAGTATTATTTGATGCACTTCAAGCGGCTAAAGCGCGTAATGTTGACGTATTAATTGCCGATACAGCAGGGCGCTTGCAAAACAAAGGTCACTTGATGGAAGAGCTCAAGAAAGTGGTTCGTGTCATGAAAAAACTTGACCCGAATGCACCGCACGAAGTCATGCTAACCCTTGATGCGAGTACGGGGCAAAATGCCATTAGCCAAGCGCAGTTATTCCAAGAAGCGGTAGGCGTTACAGGTATAACGATTAGTAAGTTAGATGGCACGGCAAAAGGCGGGGTGATTTTCGCCATTGCAGATAAGTTTAATATCCCTATCCGCCACATCGGTGTTGGTGAGCAGATTGACGACTTACGTACCTTTAATTCAAACGATTTTATCGAAGCATTATTTAGTCAGGATAAGGCAGAATAG
- the rsmD gene encoding 16S rRNA (guanine(966)-N(2))-methyltransferase RsmD, with amino-acid sequence MSKNKSASGQVRIISGQWRSRKLPIHDLEGLRPTTDRVRETLFNWLAGDISGARVLDCFAGSGALSLEALSRYATYARIFELQASAAKQLQQNLQTLKCETADVVNGDSLALLGNVNKDKGFDIVFVDPPFRKGLANKTIALLDEKQWLNENAQIYVETESDLAHLEVPNTWVELKRKSAGQVTYRLFQYQID; translated from the coding sequence ATGTCCAAAAATAAGTCCGCCAGCGGCCAGGTCAGGATCATTTCAGGACAATGGCGTTCAAGAAAACTTCCTATTCATGACCTTGAAGGCCTTCGTCCAACCACAGATCGTGTTCGTGAAACCTTATTCAATTGGTTGGCTGGTGATATCAGTGGTGCAAGAGTATTGGATTGCTTTGCAGGTAGTGGGGCGCTTAGCTTAGAAGCATTATCACGCTATGCTACCTACGCTCGTATTTTTGAACTGCAAGCCAGTGCCGCTAAACAACTACAACAAAACTTACAGACATTAAAATGTGAAACCGCCGATGTCGTTAATGGTGATAGTTTAGCGCTGTTAGGAAATGTTAATAAAGATAAAGGGTTTGATATCGTATTCGTCGACCCTCCTTTTCGTAAAGGTCTCGCTAATAAAACCATTGCATTGCTGGATGAAAAACAATGGTTAAATGAAAATGCACAAATTTATGTCGAAACGGAATCCGACCTAGCTCACCTCGAAGTCCCGAATACATGGGTTGAACTTAAACGAAAATCGGCAGGACAAGTCACCTACCGTTTATTCCAATATCAAATCGATTAA
- a CDS encoding DUF1145 domain-containing protein, producing MKFFILAGKSFTLLTWLVMFYNLFMPFEGQVSIILNILLLITAFMHFFQLLIFHTMFSTLLKLKFVDFIKVYFTGVFGLLEYRQKVIDLPKTEGE from the coding sequence ATGAAATTTTTTATTCTGGCAGGTAAAAGCTTTACTCTGCTTACTTGGTTGGTGATGTTTTATAACCTGTTCATGCCATTTGAAGGTCAAGTGAGCATTATTCTCAACATTCTGTTGTTGATTACTGCTTTTATGCACTTTTTCCAATTACTGATTTTCCATACTATGTTCAGCACGCTACTGAAACTTAAGTTTGTGGATTTCATTAAAGTCTATTTCACTGGGGTATTCGGCTTACTTGAGTATCGCCAAAAAGTTATCGACTTACCTAAAACTGAAGGTGAATAA
- a CDS encoding NapC/NirT family cytochrome c, translating to MSSNHSKKATFISGRKTCVDCHKGVAHLYPKK from the coding sequence GTGAGCTCAAATCACAGCAAGAAGGCGACTTTTATTTCAGGCAGAAAAACTTGTGTAGATTGTCATAAAGGTGTTGCTCACCTTTACCCTAAAAAGTAA
- a CDS encoding NapC/NirT family cytochrome c yields MSSKHCKKATFIPGRKTCVDCHKGVAHLYPKK; encoded by the coding sequence GTGAGCTCAAAGCACTGCAAGAAGGCGACTTTTATTCCAGGCAGAAAAACTTGTGTAGATTGTCATAAAGGTGTTGCTCACCTTTACCCTAAAAAGTAA
- a CDS encoding NapC/NirT family cytochrome c codes for MNWRALFKPSAKYSIIALIIVGVVMGVVGYFATQQTLHATSTDEFCMTCHSNHSLKDEVLASAHGGGRAGVTVQCQDCHLPHGPVDYLVKKIIVSKDLYGFMTIKDFNTQAWLDENRKEQADLALKYFEATDSANCQHCHTRIYENQPEDMKKMAKRMHERNAKQEGDKRKTCVDCHKGVAHPYPKK; via the coding sequence ATGAACTGGCGTGCACTTTTCAAACCAAGCGCAAAATATTCAATTATCGCACTGATTATAGTCGGTGTGGTTATGGGCGTAGTGGGTTACTTCGCTACCCAACAGACTTTACATGCGACAAGTACAGATGAGTTCTGTATGACTTGTCACAGTAACCATTCATTGAAAGATGAAGTATTAGCTTCGGCACATGGCGGCGGTCGCGCTGGTGTGACTGTTCAGTGTCAAGATTGTCACCTTCCACACGGCCCAGTTGATTACTTGGTTAAGAAAATCATTGTATCTAAAGATTTATATGGTTTCATGACAATTAAAGATTTCAATACGCAGGCTTGGTTAGATGAAAACCGTAAAGAGCAAGCTGACTTAGCGCTTAAATATTTCGAAGCGACTGATTCTGCTAACTGCCAACATTGTCATACTCGTATCTACGAAAACCAACCAGAAGATATGAAGAAAATGGCGAAAAGAATGCATGAGCGTAACGCGAAGCAAGAAGGCGACAAGAGAAAAACTTGTGTAGATTGTCATAAAGGTGTTGCTCACCCTTACCCTAAAAAGTAA
- a CDS encoding heavy metal-binding domain-containing protein has translation MKTFISMVLTTFLFFTLSPAVSAHEHKHDHGMHQSSSTQTHAEYVCPMHKDVTGKKGDTCPQCGMYLEQTQAPTKCCDNCPNKAESKGKCCDNCPNKAESNGKCCDNCPNKAESKGKCCDNCSNKADSKGKSCDNCPNKAESKGKSCDNCPNKAESAHTHACPMNPAITGKAGDTCPKCGMNLEPIAKQTTEHQHH, from the coding sequence ATGAAAACCTTTATTAGTATGGTATTAACTACCTTTCTGTTTTTTACATTGTCCCCTGCGGTTTCTGCACACGAGCATAAACATGATCACGGCATGCATCAGAGTTCATCAACTCAGACTCATGCTGAATATGTCTGCCCAATGCATAAAGATGTCACAGGTAAAAAAGGCGACACCTGTCCTCAGTGCGGTATGTATTTAGAGCAAACCCAAGCTCCAACTAAATGCTGTGACAACTGCCCAAACAAGGCTGAGTCAAAAGGCAAATGCTGTGATAACTGTCCGAACAAGGCTGAATCAAACGGCAAATGCTGTGATAACTGCCCGAACAAGGCTGAATCAAAAGGCAAGTGTTGTGATAATTGCTCGAACAAAGCTGACTCAAAAGGCAAATCTTGTGACAACTGCCCTAACAAAGCTGAGTCAAAAGGCAAATCTTGTGATAATTGCCCGAACAAAGCTGAGTCAGCTCACACACATGCGTGCCCAATGAACCCCGCTATTACAGGGAAAGCTGGAGACACATGTCCAAAGTGTGGCATGAACCTAGAGCCAATCGCTAAGCAAACAACAGAGCACCAGCATCACTAA